The following are encoded together in the Bacillus sp. NP157 genome:
- the treY gene encoding malto-oligosyltrehalose synthase has product MSPPRSLARLQFHAGFTLDDAVGVVGYYARMGVSHLYASPILRARRGSTHGYDVVDCNEVNPEIGGEDALRRLVARLREHGMSLIVDIVPNHMGIGSENAWWMDVLQNGRDSRYANHFDIDWTAPDPLVRGRVLLPILGAGYEETLESGQLRLGKRKDAWVLRLYDDFLPLSPASVATLGDDAERSHDPKDDKGRARLHALIEKQHYRLAFWKLASDMVNYRRFFDINELAGLRIERTAVFEDTHRTIFRLYAEGLIDGVRCDHVDGLADPRRYCRQLRHRLERLRTQRPPGAPRDGAYLVVEKILADDETLRLDWRTDGTTGYEFMAQVSAVLHDERGEPPLTDLWRRLTGDASDFATQAVQARRQILVDSFEAELDRTARALFAAARADVATRDVSQAAIRRVLTELLVHFPVYRTYAGGAGRDAFDESVFARAVEGALRTLRMEDADLLHLVARWLGGEAPRSLPPGTVRRARERAIASFQQATSPVAAKAVEDTAGYRYGRLLSRNEVGVDAARMAIPPTAFHVHCHDRQATLPHNLLATATHDHKRGEDLRARLAVLSEVAERWVITVERWRVRHADLRQRVTDGRMAPSAPDEAMLYQMLVGAWPLGLAPDDDEGLELYATRIAAWQRKALREAKRWTRWTSPNEPYEDACEDFLRAMLSGESAAELHAFAEYIATPGAANGLAQTVLRLTTPGVPDLYQGTDYWDFSLVDPDNRRPVDFVARSASLERAASPTDCLATWRDGAVKQAVIFRLLCARKAHPELFARGSYRPLEATGPAAEKVLAFVREHRGQRLVVAVGRHLAPWIAGSSAPAIRAGHWEGTSLALPAGKWSSLLTDRKLDGGEVGVAEVFGELPVAAWVSGR; this is encoded by the coding sequence GTGAGCCCACCGCGTTCGCTCGCCCGCCTGCAGTTCCACGCGGGCTTTACCCTCGACGATGCCGTCGGCGTGGTCGGTTACTACGCGCGGATGGGCGTCAGCCACCTGTACGCCTCGCCGATCCTGCGCGCCCGGCGCGGTTCCACCCACGGCTACGACGTGGTGGACTGCAACGAGGTCAATCCCGAGATCGGCGGCGAAGACGCACTGCGTCGGCTGGTGGCCCGGCTGCGCGAACACGGCATGAGCCTCATCGTCGACATCGTGCCCAACCACATGGGCATCGGCAGCGAAAACGCGTGGTGGATGGATGTCCTGCAAAACGGCCGCGACAGCCGCTACGCGAACCATTTCGACATCGACTGGACGGCGCCCGATCCGCTCGTGCGCGGCCGCGTGCTGCTGCCGATCCTCGGCGCGGGTTACGAGGAGACGCTCGAATCCGGCCAGCTACGGCTCGGCAAGCGCAAGGACGCATGGGTGCTGCGCCTGTACGACGACTTCCTGCCGCTGTCGCCCGCCTCGGTGGCGACGCTCGGCGACGATGCGGAGCGCTCGCACGATCCGAAGGACGACAAGGGCAGGGCGCGCCTGCATGCGCTGATCGAGAAGCAGCATTACCGGCTGGCCTTCTGGAAGCTGGCCAGCGACATGGTCAACTACCGTCGCTTCTTCGACATCAACGAACTCGCCGGCCTGCGCATCGAGCGCACCGCGGTGTTCGAAGACACCCATCGCACGATCTTCCGCCTGTATGCCGAAGGCCTCATCGATGGGGTGCGTTGCGACCATGTCGACGGGCTGGCCGACCCACGTCGTTACTGCCGACAGCTGCGCCATCGCCTGGAACGCCTGCGCACGCAGCGTCCGCCGGGCGCGCCGCGCGACGGTGCCTACCTCGTCGTCGAAAAGATCCTCGCCGACGACGAAACCCTGCGCCTGGACTGGCGCACGGATGGCACCACCGGTTACGAGTTCATGGCCCAGGTTTCCGCCGTGCTGCACGACGAGCGCGGCGAACCGCCGTTGACCGACCTGTGGCGGCGGCTCACCGGCGACGCGAGCGACTTCGCCACGCAGGCCGTGCAGGCGCGCCGGCAGATCCTCGTCGACAGCTTCGAAGCCGAACTGGATCGCACCGCGCGTGCGCTGTTCGCCGCCGCCCGTGCCGACGTCGCCACGCGCGACGTATCGCAGGCGGCGATCCGCCGCGTGCTGACCGAGCTGCTCGTGCATTTCCCGGTCTACCGCACCTATGCGGGCGGGGCAGGGCGCGACGCCTTCGACGAAAGCGTGTTCGCCCGCGCGGTGGAAGGCGCCTTGCGCACGCTGCGCATGGAAGACGCCGACCTGCTGCACCTGGTCGCCCGCTGGCTGGGCGGCGAAGCGCCGCGCAGCCTTCCGCCGGGAACGGTGCGGCGCGCCCGCGAGCGTGCCATCGCGAGTTTCCAGCAGGCGACCTCGCCGGTCGCGGCGAAAGCAGTCGAAGACACCGCCGGTTATCGCTACGGACGCCTGCTCTCGCGCAACGAAGTGGGCGTAGACGCGGCGCGGATGGCGATCCCGCCGACCGCCTTCCACGTGCACTGCCACGACCGCCAGGCCACGCTGCCGCACAACCTGTTGGCCACGGCCACCCACGACCACAAGCGCGGCGAAGACCTGCGCGCCCGCCTGGCCGTGCTGTCCGAGGTGGCCGAGCGCTGGGTGATCACCGTGGAGCGCTGGCGGGTCCGCCATGCCGACCTGCGCCAGCGCGTGACCGATGGACGCATGGCGCCGTCGGCCCCCGACGAAGCGATGCTCTACCAGATGCTGGTCGGGGCCTGGCCGCTGGGCCTGGCACCCGACGACGACGAGGGCCTGGAGCTGTACGCGACCCGCATCGCGGCCTGGCAACGCAAGGCCTTGCGCGAGGCCAAGCGCTGGACGCGGTGGACCTCGCCGAACGAGCCGTACGAAGACGCGTGTGAGGATTTCCTGAGGGCGATGCTGTCCGGCGAGTCCGCGGCCGAGCTGCACGCCTTCGCCGAATACATCGCCACCCCGGGCGCGGCGAACGGCCTGGCGCAGACCGTATTGCGGCTGACCACGCCGGGCGTGCCGGACCTTTATCAGGGCACCGACTACTGGGATTTCAGCCTGGTCGACCCGGACAACCGGCGGCCGGTGGATTTCGTCGCCCGCTCGGCCTCGCTCGAACGGGCCGCTTCGCCCACCGACTGCCTCGCCACGTGGCGGGACGGCGCGGTGAAGCAGGCGGTGATCTTCCGGCTGCTCTGCGCACGCAAGGCCCACCCGGAACTGTTCGCCCGCGGCAGCTATCGGCCGCTGGAAGCCACCGGGCCGGCTGCGGAGAAGGTGCTGGCGTTCGTCCGCGAGCATCGCGGGCAGCGGCTGGTGGTCGCCGTGGGGCGGCACCTGGCGCCATGGATCGCCGGGTCGTCGGCGCCGGCGATCCGGGCAGGGCACTGGGAGGGCACGTCGCTGGCCTTGCCGGCGGGGAAGTGGTCGAGCCTGCTGACCGACCGGAAGCTGGACGGGGGCGAGGTGGGGGTGGCGGAGGTGTTCGGGGAGTTGCCGGTGGCGGCGTGGGTTTCGGGGCGGTGA
- a CDS encoding acyl-CoA-binding protein produces MSDDLQSQFEQASLDITRLGHRPDNDTLLRIYALYKQGAEGDVTGDKPGFFDFVGTAKYEAWAKLRGTSREDAMRDYVRLVRALGG; encoded by the coding sequence ATGTCCGACGATCTCCAGAGCCAGTTCGAACAGGCCTCGCTGGACATCACCCGGCTGGGCCACCGGCCGGACAACGACACCCTGCTGCGCATCTACGCCCTTTACAAGCAGGGCGCGGAAGGCGACGTCACGGGGGACAAGCCGGGGTTCTTCGATTTCGTGGGCACGGCGAAGTACGAGGCGTGGGCGAAGTTGCGGGGGACGTCGCGCGAAGACGCCATGCGGGATTACGTCCGGTTGGTGCGGGCGTTGGGGGGTTAG
- the cmk gene encoding (d)CMP kinase: MAHPPVVPVLTIDGPSGSGKGTISRLVADQLGWRMLDSGALYRAVGYAAGAEGIDLSDVDAVTRCAQHIRIRFQASADGGETHVLVNGHDATDELRTETAGAAASAIAVIPAVRQALVDLQLAFRKAPGLVADGRDMGTVIFPDAPFKVFLTASAGERAKRRYKQLKDKGLSVTLAGLQREIEARDQRDASRPVAPLKPAEGAVVIDTTGMPIEVVVAKVFAVVRP; encoded by the coding sequence ATGGCCCACCCGCCGGTCGTCCCCGTCCTCACCATCGACGGCCCCTCTGGTTCCGGCAAGGGCACCATCAGCCGGCTGGTCGCCGACCAACTGGGCTGGCGCATGCTCGATTCGGGCGCCCTGTACCGCGCCGTGGGCTATGCCGCGGGCGCCGAAGGCATCGACCTGTCCGACGTGGACGCCGTCACCCGCTGCGCCCAGCACATCAGGATCCGCTTCCAGGCCAGTGCCGACGGCGGTGAGACGCATGTGCTGGTCAACGGCCACGACGCCACGGACGAGTTGCGCACGGAAACGGCAGGGGCCGCCGCCTCGGCGATCGCCGTGATCCCGGCCGTCCGGCAGGCCCTGGTCGACCTCCAGCTGGCTTTCCGCAAGGCCCCGGGCCTGGTGGCCGACGGCCGCGACATGGGTACGGTGATTTTCCCCGACGCCCCGTTCAAGGTCTTCCTCACCGCCAGCGCGGGCGAACGCGCGAAAAGGCGCTATAAGCAGTTGAAGGATAAGGGCCTGAGCGTTACACTTGCAGGCCTGCAACGGGAAATCGAGGCCCGCGACCAGCGTGATGCGTCGCGGCCTGTTGCCCCGTTGAAGCCCGCCGAGGGCGCCGTCGTCATCGATACGACCGGCATGCCCATCGAGGTGGTGGTGGCAAAAGTTTTCGCCGTGGTGCGCCCGTAG
- the rpsA gene encoding 30S ribosomal protein S1 — protein MTESFAELFEQSQQAISKLKPGSIVTGIVVEIRNDVVVINAGLKSEGIVPIEQFKDENGALEVEVGDEVKVALDALEDGFGETKLSREKAKRSMVWDDLEQAFDKEETITGKISGKVKGGFTVDIKDVRAFLPGSLVDVRPVRDPVYLEGKDLEFKIIKLDRKRNNVVVSRRAVVETEFSEEREKLLERLTEGAVVKGVVKNLTDYGAFVDLGGIDGLLHITDMAWKRVRHPSEVVNVGDELDVRVLKYDRERNRVSLGLKQLGDDPWVAIARRYPVGSRLFGKVSNVTDYGCFVEIEPGVEGLVHVSEMDWTNKNVNPAKVVQVGDETEVMVLDVDEERRRISLGIKQTRSNPWEAFAAMHKKGDKVSGQIKSITDFGIFIGLEGGIDGLVHLSDISWQASGEDLVRNFKKGDEVEAVVLAVDPERERISLGIKQMEQDPFGQFMATNPRGTVLNGTVKEVDAKGAIIDLGEGVEGYIRANDIAKERVEDATQHLKVGDAVEAKFTGMDRKGRQLQLSIRAKDEEDLADTMADYQSAAGGTTKLGALLKEQMNKAD, from the coding sequence ATGACTGAAAGTTTTGCCGAACTGTTTGAACAGAGCCAGCAGGCCATTTCGAAGCTGAAGCCCGGCTCCATCGTCACCGGTATCGTTGTGGAAATCCGCAATGACGTGGTGGTGATCAACGCCGGCCTGAAGAGCGAAGGCATCGTTCCGATCGAGCAGTTCAAGGACGAGAACGGCGCCCTCGAAGTGGAAGTTGGTGACGAAGTCAAGGTCGCGCTCGACGCGCTCGAAGACGGCTTCGGCGAGACCAAGCTCTCCCGCGAGAAGGCCAAGCGTTCGATGGTGTGGGACGACCTCGAGCAGGCGTTCGACAAGGAAGAGACCATCACCGGCAAGATCTCCGGCAAGGTCAAGGGCGGCTTCACCGTCGACATCAAGGACGTCCGCGCATTCCTGCCGGGCTCGCTGGTCGACGTGCGTCCGGTCCGTGACCCGGTCTACCTCGAAGGCAAAGACCTCGAGTTCAAGATCATCAAGCTCGACCGCAAGCGTAACAACGTGGTCGTCAGCCGCCGCGCCGTCGTCGAGACCGAGTTCTCCGAAGAGCGCGAGAAGCTGCTCGAGCGCCTCACCGAGGGTGCGGTCGTCAAGGGTGTGGTCAAGAACCTCACCGATTACGGCGCATTCGTGGACCTCGGCGGCATCGATGGCCTGCTGCACATCACCGACATGGCGTGGAAGCGCGTCCGTCACCCGTCGGAAGTCGTCAACGTCGGCGACGAGCTCGACGTCCGCGTGCTGAAGTACGACCGCGAGCGCAACCGCGTCTCGCTCGGCCTGAAGCAGCTCGGCGACGACCCGTGGGTTGCCATCGCCCGCCGTTACCCGGTCGGCAGCCGCCTGTTCGGCAAGGTTTCGAACGTGACCGACTACGGTTGCTTCGTCGAGATCGAGCCGGGCGTGGAAGGCCTGGTGCACGTTTCCGAAATGGACTGGACCAACAAGAACGTCAACCCGGCCAAGGTGGTTCAGGTCGGTGACGAGACGGAAGTCATGGTCCTGGACGTGGACGAGGAGCGTCGCCGCATCTCGCTGGGTATCAAGCAGACCCGCTCGAACCCGTGGGAAGCCTTCGCCGCCATGCACAAGAAGGGCGACAAGGTCTCCGGCCAGATCAAGTCGATCACCGACTTCGGCATCTTCATCGGCCTGGAAGGCGGTATCGATGGTCTCGTCCACCTGTCCGACATCTCGTGGCAGGCCTCGGGTGAAGACCTCGTCCGCAACTTCAAGAAGGGCGACGAAGTCGAAGCCGTGGTCCTGGCGGTCGATCCGGAGCGCGAGCGCATCTCCCTCGGCATCAAGCAGATGGAGCAGGATCCGTTCGGCCAGTTCATGGCCACGAATCCGCGCGGCACCGTTCTGAACGGCACCGTGAAGGAAGTCGACGCGAAGGGTGCGATCATCGACCTGGGCGAAGGCGTCGAGGGCTACATCCGTGCCAACGACATCGCCAAGGAACGCGTGGAAGATGCCACGCAGCACCTGAAGGTCGGCGATGCCGTCGAGGCGAAGTTCACCGGTATGGATCGCAAGGGCCGTCAGCTGCAGCTGTCGATCCGCGCGAAGGACGAGGAAGACCTGGCCGATACCATGGCCGACTACCAGTCCGCTGCCGGCGGCACGACGAAGCTCGGCGCGCTCCTCAAGGAGCAGATGAACAAGGCCGACTAA
- a CDS encoding integration host factor subunit beta — MTKSELIEALARRQTHLAFSDVELAVKSVLEQMSHALSTGERIEIRGFGSFALHFRPPRMGRNPKTGEAVALPGKHVPHFKPGKELRERVNLALENAAS, encoded by the coding sequence ATGACAAAGTCGGAACTGATCGAGGCGCTGGCGCGGCGCCAGACCCACCTTGCCTTCAGCGATGTGGAACTCGCCGTCAAGAGCGTGCTCGAGCAGATGAGCCATGCCCTTTCGACGGGTGAGCGCATCGAGATCCGCGGCTTCGGCAGCTTTGCTCTGCACTTCCGTCCGCCGCGCATGGGGCGCAACCCCAAGACCGGCGAAGCGGTTGCCTTGCCGGGCAAGCACGTGCCTCATTTCAAACCTGGCAAGGAATTACGCGAACGCGTAAACCTCGCCCTGGAGAACGCCGCATCCTGA
- a CDS encoding glycine zipper 2TM domain-containing protein, with protein sequence MNTKSFLAIPMAALLASAFALPAAAATMTRPDGIYVRCDQCGVVQSIETNVTQGRDHGTAGAVIGAIAGGVLGNQVGRGNGRKVATVAGAVGGGFAGNAIGKGGGGENYTLRVKMGSGGYTNVTVADASAIRTGDIVIIDEKGNVQRVQ encoded by the coding sequence ATGAATACCAAGTCGTTCCTCGCCATTCCCATGGCCGCCCTGCTGGCTTCGGCCTTCGCCCTCCCGGCCGCTGCGGCGACCATGACCCGCCCGGATGGCATCTACGTGCGCTGTGACCAGTGTGGCGTGGTGCAGAGCATCGAGACGAACGTGACCCAGGGCCGTGACCACGGTACGGCGGGTGCGGTGATCGGTGCGATTGCCGGCGGTGTGCTGGGTAACCAGGTGGGCCGCGGCAATGGCCGCAAGGTGGCGACGGTGGCCGGTGCGGTCGGCGGCGGTTTTGCCGGTAACGCGATCGGCAAGGGCGGCGGCGGTGAGAACTATACGCTGCGGGTGAAGATGGGTTCGGGTGGCTATACGAACGTGACCGTGGCCGATGCCTCGGCGATCCGCACGGGCGACATCGTGATCATCGACGAAAAGGGCAACGTCCAGCGGGTGCAGTAA
- a CDS encoding DNA photolyase family protein translates to MTTAILWFRRDLRLADNPALVAALEAHERVIPLYIHAPDEEGEWAPGAASRWWLHHSLEALDKRLGRHRGRLQVGVARGRAPTGEQGSLAVLRAAVEATGAVAVYFNLLYDPLIRKRDEQVRKGLEADGIDVASYNGSLWCNPWEIATQENQPYRVFTPFWRNLRTRIDDQAPLPEPVSLPLESLPSSATIASLDLLPSLDWAKGFDEWTPGEAGAHEMVDLFADDAASHYVESRDIPSRHGTSRLSPHLHFGEISPRQVADHLHRRFARRKNAADIEPYLRQLGWREFGHHLLWHFPDTPKKNFNRKFDTFRWEKRDAHALRRWKQGKTGIPIVDAGMRELWATGWMHNRVRMLVASLLTKNLRQHWLLGEKWFWDTLVDADLANNAMGWQWVAGSGADAAPYFRIFNPVTQSEKFDPQGAYIRRWVPELKDAPGRLVHAPWEDAAFLKRSGYPAPIVDLKDSREDALTAYQASKTAT, encoded by the coding sequence ATGACTACCGCCATCCTCTGGTTCCGCCGCGACCTGCGTCTTGCAGATAATCCCGCCCTCGTGGCTGCCCTGGAGGCCCACGAGCGGGTCATCCCGCTGTATATCCACGCCCCGGACGAAGAGGGTGAGTGGGCGCCGGGGGCGGCTAGCCGGTGGTGGCTGCATCATTCGCTGGAGGCGTTGGATAAGCGCCTGGGGCGGCACAGGGGGCGGTTGCAGGTGGGGGTCGCGCGCGGGCGCGCTCCTACAGGGGAACAAGGCAGCCTTGCCGTCCTCAGGGCGGCGGTGGAGGCGACGGGGGCGGTGGCGGTTTACTTCAACCTGCTTTACGACCCGCTGATCCGCAAGCGCGACGAGCAGGTGCGCAAGGGCCTGGAAGCCGACGGGATCGACGTCGCGTCGTACAACGGGTCGCTATGGTGCAACCCGTGGGAAATCGCCACGCAGGAAAACCAGCCGTATCGCGTGTTCACCCCGTTCTGGCGCAACCTGCGCACCCGGATCGACGACCAGGCGCCGTTGCCGGAGCCGGTGTCGCTGCCGCTGGAAAGCCTTCCGAGCAGCGCGACCATCGCCTCGCTCGACCTTCTGCCGAGCCTGGACTGGGCGAAGGGTTTCGACGAGTGGACCCCGGGCGAAGCCGGCGCGCACGAGATGGTCGACCTGTTCGCCGACGATGCCGCCAGCCACTACGTGGAAAGCCGCGACATCCCCTCGCGCCACGGCACCTCGCGGCTGTCGCCGCACCTGCATTTCGGCGAGATCTCGCCGCGCCAGGTCGCCGACCACCTGCATCGGCGTTTCGCCCGGCGCAAGAACGCCGCCGACATCGAACCCTACCTGCGCCAGCTTGGCTGGCGTGAGTTCGGCCACCACCTGCTCTGGCATTTCCCGGACACGCCGAAGAAGAACTTCAACAGGAAGTTCGACACCTTCCGCTGGGAGAAGCGCGACGCGCACGCGTTGCGTCGCTGGAAACAGGGCAAGACCGGCATCCCCATCGTCGATGCCGGCATGCGCGAGCTGTGGGCGACCGGCTGGATGCACAACCGCGTGCGCATGCTGGTCGCCAGCCTGCTCACCAAGAACCTCCGCCAGCACTGGCTGCTGGGCGAGAAGTGGTTCTGGGACACCCTGGTCGACGCCGACCTGGCCAACAACGCGATGGGCTGGCAGTGGGTCGCCGGCAGCGGTGCCGATGCCGCGCCGTACTTCCGCATCTTCAACCCGGTCACCCAGTCGGAAAAATTCGATCCGCAGGGCGCGTACATCCGCCGCTGGGTACCTGAACTGAAAGACGCCCCGGGCCGCCTGGTCCACGCCCCGTGGGAAGATGCGGCCTTCCTGAAACGCTCCGGTTACCCAGCGCCCATCGTCGACCTGAAGGACAGCCGCGAGGACGCGCTCACGGCGTACCAGGCGTCGAAGACGGCGACCTGA
- a CDS encoding cation:proton antiporter: MHDSAAILLSLFLIFVAAQVGGELAQRLKLPAVVGEIAAGCVIGPSALGWVALPDIATGTPLDVLAEIGVILLLFSVGLETRLDDLKKVGTSAVLVGVLGVLVPFALGAVWAHGSGFDWIRSMFVAAAFVATSAGITARVLQELGVLQRREARIILGAAVIDDILAMLLLGVVSSLQGGGDVDVGGLLGTLLGAVGFVAVIGWGGTRVMRRGSGWLDKPSHPMSPLAIVLALCLGLAYLSMRFHLAAIIGAFLAGMIASETRQRHQLEEQTAPLLAFLTPFFFVVTGAKVNLAALGSGSALLTLAVVTVIAIVSKLAGGYLGAIVGAGKLGQRSALIVGFGMVPRGEVGVVIASLGLAAGVFDETIYAVIVAMSLLTAMVTPPILSLLLRSPSSTPGTP, from the coding sequence ATGCACGACTCCGCCGCCATCCTGCTTTCGCTTTTCCTCATTTTTGTCGCCGCGCAGGTCGGTGGCGAACTCGCGCAACGGCTTAAATTACCGGCTGTCGTCGGCGAAATCGCCGCCGGCTGCGTGATCGGCCCGAGCGCGCTGGGCTGGGTCGCGCTGCCCGATATCGCCACCGGGACGCCGCTGGATGTGCTCGCCGAAATCGGCGTCATCCTGCTCCTTTTCTCAGTGGGTTTGGAAACGCGACTCGACGACCTGAAGAAGGTCGGCACCAGCGCGGTCCTCGTCGGCGTGCTCGGCGTGCTCGTCCCCTTCGCGCTCGGCGCGGTGTGGGCGCATGGCTCAGGCTTCGACTGGATCCGCTCGATGTTCGTCGCCGCGGCCTTCGTCGCCACCTCGGCCGGCATCACCGCCCGCGTGTTGCAGGAGCTGGGCGTGCTGCAACGTCGCGAGGCGCGGATCATCCTCGGCGCCGCCGTGATCGACGACATCCTCGCCATGTTGCTGCTCGGCGTGGTCTCATCGCTGCAGGGTGGTGGCGACGTGGACGTCGGCGGCCTGCTCGGCACGTTGCTCGGCGCGGTGGGTTTCGTCGCCGTGATCGGCTGGGGTGGCACGCGGGTGATGCGGCGCGGCTCGGGCTGGCTGGACAAGCCGAGCCATCCGATGTCGCCGCTGGCGATCGTGCTCGCGCTGTGCCTGGGCCTCGCCTACCTGTCGATGCGCTTCCACCTGGCCGCGATCATCGGTGCCTTCCTCGCCGGCATGATCGCCTCGGAAACCCGGCAGCGCCATCAGCTGGAAGAACAGACGGCGCCCCTGCTCGCCTTCCTGACCCCGTTCTTCTTCGTCGTCACCGGCGCGAAGGTGAACCTCGCCGCGCTGGGCAGCGGCAGCGCCTTGCTGACGCTGGCCGTGGTGACGGTCATCGCCATCGTCTCGAAGCTGGCGGGCGGTTACCTCGGTGCGATCGTCGGTGCCGGCAAGCTCGGCCAGCGTAGCGCGCTGATCGTTGGCTTCGGCATGGTCCCGCGCGGCGAGGTCGGCGTGGTGATCGCCAGCCTGGGACTCGCCGCCGGCGTGTTCGACGAAACGATCTACGCGGTGATCGTGGCGATGTCCTTGCTCACCGCCATGGTCACGCCACCGATCCTGTCCCTGCTGCTCAGGTCGCCGTCTTCGACGCCTGGTACGCCGTGA
- a CDS encoding MFS transporter has protein sequence MPADDVLPTPTDADAHALPSDRPALAPAEPSSKARYRGLIWLVAAGFFMQALDSTIVNTAVPSIAHALDVTPLSMRTALTSYVLTLAIFIPMSPWLCDRFGTRRVFGGAIMVFALGSLLCGIAQSLPQLVASRIVQGLGGAALMPVGRYVLVRSIDRRDFVSSMSTVATFGLLGSVFGPLLGGAIVEFTHWRLIFLINVPVGIVGLLLNRREMPDYRPDRANPFDTTGFLLFAGASALALLAAETLGGHGGVLAIVGYVLGAFALATLYVRHSRRTPFPVSDLSLLKVRSVWVSLAGNLFTRLGVSGMYLLLVLFLQIGCGWSPLVAGLMMVPQALGSITVKPFIHRLLTHFGYRKLLLGNTITVSVVLCSFALLDTDSPTWLIAGFVYVYGAVMSVQYTSMNTLAYVDVDVKQASMASSMASTAQYLSMSFGIALATLLMAGFLGSSDRHPYVWAFRWSVIVLGLITLAASWIFSRLRDTREPAVANAAD, from the coding sequence ATGCCCGCTGATGACGTCCTTCCCACCCCCACCGACGCCGACGCGCATGCCCTCCCCTCCGACCGGCCGGCCCTGGCCCCGGCGGAACCCTCCAGCAAGGCGCGTTACCGCGGCCTGATCTGGCTGGTGGCGGCGGGTTTCTTCATGCAGGCGCTCGATTCGACGATCGTGAACACGGCGGTGCCGTCGATCGCGCACGCGCTGGACGTCACCCCGCTGAGCATGCGCACGGCGCTGACCAGCTACGTGCTGACCCTGGCGATCTTCATCCCGATGAGCCCGTGGCTGTGCGACCGCTTCGGCACGCGCCGTGTGTTCGGCGGTGCGATCATGGTCTTCGCGCTGGGCTCGCTGCTGTGCGGCATCGCCCAGTCGCTGCCCCAGCTGGTCGCCTCGCGCATCGTCCAGGGCCTGGGTGGCGCGGCGCTGATGCCGGTCGGCCGCTACGTGCTGGTACGCAGCATCGACCGCCGCGACTTCGTCAGCTCGATGAGCACGGTGGCCACCTTCGGCCTGCTCGGTTCGGTATTCGGGCCCCTGCTCGGCGGTGCGATCGTCGAGTTCACCCACTGGCGGCTGATCTTCCTGATCAACGTGCCGGTCGGCATCGTCGGCCTGCTGCTGAATCGTCGCGAGATGCCGGACTACCGGCCGGACCGCGCCAATCCGTTCGATACCACCGGCTTCCTGCTGTTCGCCGGCGCCTCGGCGCTGGCCCTGCTCGCCGCCGAAACGCTCGGTGGCCACGGCGGCGTGCTGGCCATCGTCGGTTACGTGCTGGGCGCGTTCGCGCTGGCCACGCTTTACGTGCGGCACAGCAGGCGCACGCCGTTCCCGGTCAGCGACCTGTCGCTGCTGAAGGTGCGCAGCGTGTGGGTGTCGCTGGCCGGCAACCTGTTCACCCGGCTCGGCGTGTCCGGCATGTACCTGCTGCTGGTGCTGTTCCTGCAGATCGGTTGCGGCTGGTCGCCGCTGGTGGCCGGCCTGATGATGGTGCCGCAGGCACTGGGTTCGATCACGGTCAAACCCTTCATCCATCGCCTGCTGACCCATTTCGGTTACCGCAAGCTGTTGCTCGGCAACACCATCACGGTGAGCGTGGTGCTGTGTTCTTTCGCGCTGCTGGATACCGATTCGCCGACCTGGCTGATCGCCGGCTTCGTCTACGTCTACGGCGCGGTGATGTCGGTGCAGTACACCTCGATGAACACGCTGGCCTACGTGGATGTGGACGTGAAGCAGGCCTCGATGGCCTCGTCGATGGCCTCCACGGCGCAATACCTGTCGATGAGCTTCGGCATCGCCCTGGCCACCCTGCTGATGGCCGGCTTCCTCGGCTCGTCCGACCGGCATCCGTATGTGTGGGCGTTCCGCTGGTCGGTGATCGTGCTCGGGCTGATCACGCTGGCCGCGAGCTGGATCTTCAGCCGCCTGCGCGATACGCGTGAACCGGCGGTCGCCAACGCCGCCGACTAG